DNA from Fusarium musae strain F31 chromosome 7, whole genome shotgun sequence:
GCACGGGTGAGAACGGACAGGGTGATATAAACAGCGTCCTGTATCTTGCTGGTGGTGTCATGCTGGGCTGTGTTATCACAACAGCTCTGCTGCCGAACGACATGATGGAGAGTAAGGACGAGAGGTCGTGAGGGACTGAGTCTCAGTTCTGGCAGACACTCTAGTTAAACTTTTAGCGTGATAGTAAATCGAGATTTGTCCTTACTGATATGTAACTGTCCTTCATACTTGGAAGAAAGACTGTTTTTCAATATTTGCGATAAATGTAGTTAAGATCACTAGGAGGGATACCATTTTTGAACGCCGAAATTGTGTTATTCTATTTCATTTATATACTCATTGTAATTCATTCCAATTTCCCTTTTAGTCCTCGCTTTGGTAGAACTGAGGAAGCTTGAACAGCTTCTTAGCGTTATCCTTTCCAATCTTTCTCTTATCGACATCATTAATAGCCAGACCGTCATACCACGTGCAAGCATCTGAAAAGTTCTCGAAAGGATAATCGATAGAGAACAGAATGCGATCAGCTCCAACCTCTCCCAGGCAGAACTGCAGTGTTGATGTAGAGAAGTGTCCACTGGTGGTGATCCACAAGTTGCGGGCAAAGTATTCTCGGATTGTCAACTTGCAAGACAGACCAAGAGgcttcttgatatcctcaaacCAGTGGTTGATTCGCCACATATCGAAAGGAATATGCTCGCCGAGGTGGCCGAGGACAATCTGTAGCTTGGGATGTCTGTCAAAGACACCGTTGGTAACCATACCCAGGGCGTGGAGGCTGACACCCTGGGCAAAGCTCAGGGGAGGACCAATGAGCCAGCTGCGCTTGGCCCAGAGCTTCTCGTGGATGGAGCCTGTGGGGTTGCGGGGGTGGAGGTAGAAGGGAACGTCCAAGTCTGTAACTGTTGACCAGAAGACATCCCACTCAGGGCCGTCGTAGAAGACCATGTCATCTccatcagcaccagctcGTTGGGTGTCGTTGACAAGAGCACCCTTGAAGCCATACTTGGTGACAACTCTTCGGAgctcctcagcagcttcCTTGGGGTCGTGCATAGAGAGAGTGCTGAAGTTGTTAGTGGAATTCATGAACACGTGACATACGACTTACGCAAAAGCACCGAGACGATCGGGGTGAGCCTTGATAGCATCGGCGATATAATCGTTAACTTCAACAGCTAGAGCCTGAGCCTCCTTGGGATCCCAGACATCTTGCACACCAGGTGCAGTGTATGAAAGAATTGTGTAGCCAACACCATGCTCGTTCATGTACTTGATGCGCTGGTCTGTGATATCGTTGATCTCGGCAGCGTGCTTATCAGGGTCGATGGCAAAGAGACCAGCCCACCATCGTGTTCGCTCCTTGTGACGGGGGAGAGCGAAAGCTTCCTCAAGAGCAACCTTGCCGAGCATGATGAATGTGATTTGTGTGAAGGGAAGATGATATGAGAGTGTGAAATGATGGTGAGTATATTTTGTTGTCAGGAGTTGAACATGGACATATATATTCAACTCGATAGCTGTAAATCTGATACAATACCAGCATAAGAGACCGCATTACCACATTCCGGATAATGCACCCGCCTACGTACAGTAAATTCCGTTGATTCCGTTTGGACGAGCGGATAATGCACCGTCAATGCTAAACCTTAACAGGAACGGCATTTGCCCGCGGTCCGATCAGTCTGCGGGGTAAGATCGTCGCTCACTGATTACAGTGGGAGCGCTCACTAAGGAAGATCCGAAGTCCACTATCGGAAGTCGGAAGCAGGGTCACGGAGCGACACATTATTGAGATAAACTGCTACGCACAAGCTTTGAAGACAACGAAACGCAATTCAGAATCATCACAAGATCACTCAACGAAACGTCAAAATGGAACAGTCGTATTCTGTGCAGAGTCCCTCGGACCAGTCCGTTCCACCGCACGTTATCCAGTTCCTCCAGGCCTTTTATGCCGTTTCCGACACTCCTGGAGAGACCGACAAGTATGTAGACATGTTTGCAAAGGACGCGACATTTGTGCTCGCATCGAAGAAGGCTTCAGGCCATGCTGGTAAGTCTCTCGTTACAAGTAGAGGCATCAATTGACGGTGTAGAAATCACCACTTTGAGGCAAGGAATGTGGGAGGCTGTTGCGTCGCGGAAGCACACTCTCAACAAGGTGTATCCGTTTGGCGCTGGTTCAGACGAGGTCATGCTCCATGGCTCAGTGGCTTTGCAGCTGAAGAATGGCGGCTCGGCAGAGATTGAGTGGGCTGGCAGGGCCGAGCTGGAGAAGACGGCTGCTGACGGGAAGTATCGGCTCAAGTTTTACCAGGTGTATTTGGTGAGGACTTCAATGCTACGGATGAGAGACTCGATGCTAACTGTTGATAGGACActggagctgctgctgcatatAAGAAGTAGACTTAATAGAATGCTGCGCAATGATGACGTACAGTCGATGCGAATATTTGAGTGATGTGATGCCTGGTGAGCGGCTGAAGCAGAATGTCTCGCATCGGAGTCTGAGCGTTGCTATCGGAAGCAGTAGATCAGGGCATCTCAATCacctaaaattaataaagtatataatcgATCTGATGAGGAATCCTCCTCGGGCCTGGTGCACCAAGAGAACCTCGGTGAGTTTGGCGACGAAAGGAGTTTACTGTTGCGTGACTATTCTCAGAATCTGGAGTCTCTCTTGGGGACAGATCAGGTAATGCGAGGCTCTGTCCATATCAAACAAGTTGCTATGACTATCTTCTCACGTAAACTAGCCATTTTCTTGATAGCATCCCAATTCAAGTAAAACGAGACTTGAATTAGTATAAGTTAAGCCTCCCGTGCAATGACGGAGGAGACTCACTTCTTGCTTGGCCTGTTGAATTGTTCCGACCACGATATCATTGTCTATGAGGATAGCCAGATCGGCAGTGACTTCAGTTTTTATGTAGTGTTCAATAATGCGAGAGAGTATCATGAAGATGAAATGGTTGGAAAATGGCTCGAGGGATCAGGGTGCCTCTTGGCACGGCGTATATTCCTGCGGAACAGATGTGCAAACTAGTGAACGGGTACCTGACATCAGAGAGCCAGTCAGAATCTAGACTATCCCGCTTCTGTCAGTGCCAGACTTGAGATAGACTTGCAGATCCCAGCCGTTACAAACCCCTGGATCTTGCCGGATACAGGAAGAGTCGAGACGCTTGGATGCAAGGCTTTCAGCGGCCCGGGGCATCCATTAACATGGTCCAAGGTTCGACTAGGGTTCTTGACAGCTTTATAGTCCATGATATTGGCATGGACTAGGTATAGCCTCGATCTGCCTGCAGAAGAGGTGGATGCGAGGAACAGAAGGCAACATGCTAATGAACCAATTTGACATTTTGAAAACCGACTATAACAAAGCTAAGATATAAGATGACCCCAACTCCCTTTTTCCCATTTAATTACCGACAATGACACCATTAGGCAGCTCAAGTCCCAAAGGCAGACCGTTGAGGAAGCCACCGGCGTACTTCTCGCCTTGTGCCTTTGCCAACTTCTCCTCGATATCCTTGTACATATCATATGTGTTCATCTCCTCAATGGTGAGGACCTCCTTCTCGTTCTCAACCTTGTATGTAGAGATGTCCTTGTTGACAGAGAAGCCTGAGACAGTTAGCATGAATCAGGTTTATGCGGTATCGAGTGACTTACCAATTCGCTCGTTAATGTTGTATgcagccttggcagcagcagcttgaaCACGGGTAGCTCGGGGCAGGCGGACCTTGTCGTAGACAGACAGAGCCTGCTTGATATCACCGTTGAAGTATCGCTTGCTGAACAAGATACcgagagcagcagcatcctcaATAGCCATGCACGCACCCTGAGACTGATGAGGCATCATGGGGTGACCAGCATCTCCGAGAAGGCAGACGTTCTCCTTGGCGATGTAGGGGTAGGGCTGGTGAACCCACAGACGCCAGGGCTGAATCTCCTTTCCGATGGCAAGATGTCCAAAGACTTGGCGGTCGAGCTCGGGGTAAGGCTTGAGGAGATCCTCGGTGGGGAGATCCTCAGATCCCCAGGCCTGTGTAGTGTAGTCACCCTGCTCGCGGGGGAAGAAGCAGTAGTATGAGAGAAGCTTGCCACCGTTGCACGGAGAGAGGACGATCTTGTCCCACTTTCCTTCTTGACCGCCCCAGTACTCAAGAGCACTGTTTTGCGAGTAGTCGACGAGACCAGCCTTGACGGCCTCTTCGGTTGTGACGTTGCAGTGAAGGCAGCTCTGGTCAgagggcttcttctcagGGTTGATACCAAGGATCTTTCGAACAGCAGAGCCAATACCATCAGCACCAATGATAAGATCGTGCTTGGCAGTGACACCATTCTCAAAAGTGATAGTGCCTGTGGGGAAGTCGATAGCGGAGCACTTGTGGTTAACCAGTAGCTTGGCAGGGGTACCCTCTCCCTCGCCCATGGCAGTATCCTTCAGCATAGCGTGCATGTACTGTCTGTGGAACATGTTGTACACGAAACCCCATCGCTTCTCGTAGTCAGCGAGGTCGTAAACACTAACAGGCTCGCCGGTCTTCCAGTCgcggttgatgagcttcttgagaacgACGGGGTCACCCTTTGCGACGTCGACGTCCCACTCGTGCAGCCAGCGGGTTCCGTTGGCGGCGCAGGATACTGAGGCGCCGACTTCACCGGCAAAATCTGAGCGCTCGTAGATGGTCACGTCGTGGCCTGCGCGGCGGAGAGCGATGGCTACTGACATGCCACCGATGCCACCGCCGATGACACCAACATTGAGGCGCTTCCAGTTGGGCATGGTGGGGGCGTTGTCCTTGATCattgtgaaggtgaagatgtGAGGATGTGAGAGGATGTGGTGTGAGATGAAGAGTCTAGTTGAGATTTCAAGACTCGAGTGGATGtaggatgagatgagttgTTATTGTATTGaatgagttgatgatgatgaattgtCGATTTCAAGTCGAGCAACCATCACTATTTAGCTTCCTCTCGTCCAAACGTTATCTAACCCGGATCGCCAACCATTCAGAGTTCATACCCGCCCTGCAATCACTATCAACAACTTGAAC
Protein-coding regions in this window:
- a CDS encoding hypothetical protein (EggNog:ENOG41), with the translated sequence MEQSYSVQSPSDQSVPPHVIQFLQAFYAVSDTPGETDKYVDMFAKDATFVLASKKASGHAEITTLRQGMWEAVASRKHTLNKVYPFGAGSDEVMLHGSVALQLKNGGSAEIEWAGRAELEKTAADGKYRLKFYQVYLDTGAAAAYKK